A window from Streptomyces sp. NBC_00335 encodes these proteins:
- a CDS encoding formylglycine-generating enzyme family protein: MSSSYPSCCTPGHVAPAGALTLLAAPAVPAPRPVRGLLDLPGGRFLMGTEAADGFPADGEGPVREAEVAPFRISPTTVTNAQYATFVKATGHVTEAEDFGFSFVFAGLLAAELADTAPAVEGVPWWRAVSGASWKRPEGPGSSIATRQNHPVVHVSWNDAAAYCAWSGTRLPTEAEWEYAARGGLEQRRYPWGDELAPGGRTMLNIWQGDFPTLHTGPRLGTVPVKSYRPNGHGLYNAVGNVWEWCSDPFAPGHPSRAMRGGSFLCHDSYCNRYRVAARSSNTPDSSTSNIGFRVAV, from the coding sequence GTGTCCTCTTCGTACCCCTCCTGCTGCACCCCGGGCCACGTCGCCCCGGCCGGTGCCCTCACCCTGCTCGCGGCGCCCGCGGTCCCCGCGCCCCGGCCCGTACGCGGTCTGCTCGACCTGCCCGGGGGCCGGTTCCTCATGGGTACCGAGGCGGCGGACGGATTCCCGGCGGACGGGGAGGGCCCCGTCAGGGAGGCGGAGGTGGCCCCCTTCCGGATCTCGCCGACCACGGTGACGAACGCCCAGTACGCCACCTTCGTCAAGGCCACCGGGCACGTCACGGAAGCCGAGGACTTCGGCTTCTCCTTCGTCTTCGCCGGCCTGCTCGCGGCGGAACTCGCCGACACCGCACCGGCCGTGGAAGGGGTCCCGTGGTGGCGAGCGGTGTCCGGGGCGAGCTGGAAGCGGCCCGAGGGGCCCGGCTCCTCCATCGCCACCCGGCAGAACCACCCCGTCGTGCACGTTTCGTGGAACGACGCGGCGGCCTACTGCGCCTGGTCCGGGACCAGGCTGCCCACCGAGGCCGAGTGGGAGTACGCGGCCCGCGGCGGCCTGGAGCAGCGCCGCTACCCCTGGGGCGACGAACTCGCGCCGGGCGGACGGACGATGCTGAACATCTGGCAGGGCGACTTCCCCACCCTGCACACCGGACCCCGCCTCGGCACCGTCCCCGTGAAGTCGTACCGCCCCAACGGCCACGGCCTGTACAACGCGGTGGGCAACGTCTGGGAGTGGTGCTCCGACCCGTTCGCCCCGGGCCATCCCTCCCGCGCCATGCGCGGAGGTTCCTTCCTCTGCCACGACTCGTACTGCAACCGCTACCGGGTCGCGGCCCGCAGCTCCAACACCCCCGACAGCTCCACGTCCAACATCGGTTTCCGGGTGGCTGTCTGA
- a CDS encoding sulfatase family protein, which yields MSKRARTQVSRRGFLAGTAAAAAAATVPAIAQAAAAPAAASAARPNILLIVTDDQPKQTEWALQKTIGWLAGQGVKFNHGHVTTPLCSPSRSSVFSGRYAHNHGVRNNASSAVLDQNTTVQRYLKQAGYRTGLFGKYLNSWNIADAPPHFEEFALLQPGYVDAKWNVNGAVQTINGYTTNIIKNRTLGFVDRAATDTRPWFAYVTPYASHGPRTPEPKYAGTPVPEWNGRPSVTEADRSDKPPYIQDATGTLADGRRIRAEQLRTLLSVDDAVQAFKDKLAATGQLDNTLVIYIGDNGFGWADHGWTAKSVPYSPAHEVPFYLSWPAGGLGAGTVDNRIVANIDIAPTILDAAGITPNTPQDGVSLLGTHSRDHLLVEWWKQGTGADHRTWSSYVAKDKQYVEYYKLHTDANGTVSGTGEVTFREYYDLAADPHQLVNKLYQATPTQERNLGIPALAAQLAADRVG from the coding sequence ATGAGTAAGAGAGCCCGTACGCAGGTCAGTCGCAGAGGATTCCTCGCCGGCACCGCGGCGGCCGCGGCCGCCGCCACCGTGCCCGCGATCGCCCAGGCGGCCGCGGCCCCCGCGGCGGCATCCGCGGCCCGCCCGAACATCCTCCTGATCGTCACCGACGACCAGCCCAAACAGACCGAATGGGCGCTCCAGAAGACCATAGGCTGGCTCGCCGGCCAGGGTGTGAAGTTCAACCACGGGCACGTCACCACCCCCCTGTGCTCGCCCTCCCGCTCCTCGGTGTTCTCCGGCCGCTACGCCCACAACCACGGGGTCCGCAACAACGCCTCCTCGGCCGTGCTGGACCAGAACACCACCGTCCAGAGATATCTGAAGCAGGCTGGATATCGCACGGGCCTCTTCGGTAAATACCTCAATTCCTGGAACATCGCGGACGCGCCGCCGCATTTCGAGGAATTCGCGCTGCTCCAGCCCGGATACGTCGACGCCAAGTGGAACGTCAACGGAGCCGTCCAGACGATCAACGGCTACACCACGAACATCATCAAGAACCGGACGCTCGGTTTCGTGGACAGGGCGGCCACCGACACCCGGCCGTGGTTCGCCTACGTCACCCCGTACGCCTCGCACGGGCCCCGCACCCCCGAGCCCAAGTACGCGGGCACCCCCGTACCCGAGTGGAACGGGCGCCCCTCCGTCACCGAGGCCGACCGCAGCGACAAGCCGCCCTACATCCAGGACGCCACCGGCACCCTCGCCGACGGCCGGCGGATCCGCGCCGAGCAGCTGCGCACGCTCCTGTCGGTCGACGACGCGGTCCAGGCCTTCAAGGACAAGCTCGCGGCCACCGGTCAGCTCGACAACACCCTCGTGATCTACATCGGTGACAACGGCTTCGGCTGGGCCGACCACGGCTGGACCGCCAAGTCGGTGCCCTACAGCCCTGCCCACGAGGTGCCGTTCTACCTCTCCTGGCCCGCCGGAGGCCTCGGCGCCGGCACGGTGGACAACCGCATCGTCGCCAACATCGACATCGCGCCCACCATCCTCGACGCCGCCGGAATCACCCCGAACACCCCGCAGGACGGGGTCTCGCTGCTGGGCACCCACAGCCGCGACCATCTGCTCGTCGAATGGTGGAAGCAGGGCACCGGTGCCGACCACCGCACCTGGTCCTCCTACGTCGCCAAGGACAAGCAGTACGTGGAGTACTACAAGCTGCACACCGATGCCAACGGCACGGTGTCCGGCACCGGAGAGGTCACGTTCCGCGAGTACTACGACCTCGCCGCCGACCCGCACCAGCTGGTCAACAAGCTGTACCAGGCCACCCCGACGCAGGAACGGAACCTGGGCATCCCGGCCCTGGCCGCCCAGCTCGCCGCCGACCGGGTCGGCTAG
- a CDS encoding galactose-binding domain-containing protein, giving the protein MALGPVPGAAADNGWWNPTARPGPDSQINVTGEPFKGTDAQGNVRGFVDAHDHIMSNEGFGGRLICGKPFSDAGIADALKDCPEHYPDGSLAIFDFITKGGDGKHDPDGWPTFKDWPAHDSLTHQQNYYAWIERAWRGGQRVLVNDLVTNGVICSVYFFKDRSCDEMTAIRLEAKKTYDMQAYVDKMYGGAGKGWFRIVTDSDQAREVIKQGKLAVVLGVETSEPFGCKQILDIAQCSKQDIDRGLDELYNLGVRSMFLCHKFDNALCGVRFDEGALGTAINVGQFLSTGTFWKTEACTGPQHDNPIGLAPAAAAEKQLPAGVSVPSYASGAQCNTRGLTDLGDYAVRGMMKRKMMLELDHMSVKAAGQAFDIMETENYPGVISSHSWMDLGWMERLYKLGGFAAAYMGGSEGFSAEAKRTDALREKYNVGYGYGTDMNGVGGWPGPRGANTPNPVTYPFRSTDGGSVIDKQTTGQRTWDLNTDGASHYGLVPDWIEDIRLVGGQGVVDDLFKGAESYLRTWGYSEQHKAGVNLAAGRPASASTSEWWNPFVSFAPGLAFDGSRSTRWASEWSNDQWLQVDLGSEHLVKRVTLDWEASYGRSYRIEVSANGTDWTTAWSTAEGDGGVDTARFAGVPARYVRVHGAGRGTQWGYSLYEVGVYSS; this is encoded by the coding sequence ATGGCGCTCGGCCCCGTACCGGGAGCGGCGGCCGACAACGGCTGGTGGAACCCCACCGCACGGCCCGGGCCCGACTCCCAGATCAACGTGACCGGCGAGCCCTTCAAGGGCACCGACGCCCAGGGCAACGTCCGGGGCTTCGTCGACGCGCACGACCACATCATGTCCAACGAGGGCTTCGGCGGCCGCCTGATCTGCGGAAAGCCGTTCTCGGACGCCGGTATCGCCGACGCGCTCAAGGACTGTCCCGAGCACTACCCCGACGGCAGCCTCGCGATCTTCGACTTCATCACCAAGGGCGGCGACGGCAAGCACGACCCCGACGGCTGGCCCACCTTCAAGGACTGGCCCGCTCACGACTCGCTGACCCACCAGCAGAACTACTACGCCTGGATCGAGCGCGCCTGGCGCGGCGGCCAGCGCGTCCTCGTCAACGACCTCGTCACCAACGGGGTGATCTGCTCGGTCTACTTCTTCAAGGACCGCAGCTGCGACGAGATGACCGCCATTCGCCTCGAGGCGAAGAAGACCTACGACATGCAGGCCTACGTCGACAAGATGTACGGCGGCGCGGGCAAGGGCTGGTTCCGCATCGTCACCGACTCCGACCAGGCCCGCGAGGTGATCAAGCAGGGCAAGCTGGCCGTGGTCCTCGGTGTCGAGACCTCCGAGCCCTTCGGCTGCAAGCAGATCCTGGACATCGCGCAGTGCAGCAAGCAGGACATCGACCGCGGCCTCGACGAGCTGTACAACCTCGGCGTGCGCAGCATGTTCCTGTGCCACAAGTTCGACAACGCCCTGTGCGGGGTCCGCTTCGACGAGGGCGCGCTGGGAACGGCCATCAACGTCGGGCAGTTCCTGTCGACCGGCACCTTCTGGAAGACGGAAGCGTGCACCGGCCCGCAGCACGACAACCCCATCGGCCTGGCCCCGGCGGCGGCCGCCGAGAAGCAGTTGCCGGCGGGCGTGAGCGTGCCCTCGTACGCCTCCGGCGCCCAGTGCAACACCCGCGGCCTCACCGACCTCGGTGACTACGCGGTGCGCGGCATGATGAAGCGCAAGATGATGCTCGAACTCGACCACATGAGCGTGAAGGCGGCCGGCCAGGCCTTCGACATCATGGAGACCGAGAACTACCCGGGCGTGATCTCCTCGCACAGCTGGATGGACCTCGGCTGGATGGAGCGGCTCTACAAGCTCGGCGGTTTCGCCGCCGCGTACATGGGCGGCTCCGAAGGCTTCAGCGCCGAGGCCAAGCGGACCGACGCGCTGCGCGAGAAGTACAACGTCGGCTACGGCTACGGCACCGACATGAACGGCGTCGGCGGCTGGCCCGGCCCGCGCGGGGCGAACACGCCGAACCCGGTCACGTACCCCTTCCGGAGCACCGACGGCGGCTCGGTCATCGACAAGCAGACCACCGGCCAGCGCACGTGGGACCTCAACACCGACGGCGCCTCGCACTACGGCCTGGTGCCCGACTGGATCGAGGACATCCGGCTGGTCGGCGGGCAGGGCGTGGTGGACGACCTGTTCAAGGGCGCCGAGTCCTACCTGCGCACCTGGGGCTACTCGGAGCAGCACAAGGCCGGCGTGAACCTCGCCGCGGGCCGGCCCGCCTCCGCGAGCACGTCCGAGTGGTGGAACCCCTTCGTCAGCTTCGCTCCCGGCCTCGCCTTCGACGGCAGCCGGAGCACCCGCTGGGCGAGCGAGTGGAGCAACGACCAGTGGCTGCAGGTCGACCTCGGGTCCGAGCACCTGGTCAAGCGGGTCACCCTGGACTGGGAGGCGTCGTACGGTCGTTCGTACCGCATCGAGGTCTCCGCGAACGGGACGGACTGGACGACGGCCTGGTCCACGGCCGAGGGTGACGGCGGCGTGGACACGGCGAGGTTCGCCGGGGTCCCGGCCCGGTACGTACGCGTCCACGGAGCGGGACGCGGTACCCAGTGGGGTTACTCCCTGTACGAAGTCGGCGTATACAGCAGCTGA
- a CDS encoding TetR/AcrR family transcriptional regulator, translating to MARMPLTDRRRQLTEAAIRAMTRDGVSRTTTRSIAAEAGVSLSVFHYCFDSKQALLESVIETITAHYVTLVKAAIVPRPTLRETIRAGFQAYWDHVVASPGAHMLTYELTQYALRQPEFGHLARKQYESYCDTYAELLEELRRITPFELSVPVAVLARYLAAMTDGVTLNFLVLGDEKAAAEILDMVTDHVTGLAVQTN from the coding sequence ATGGCACGGATGCCGTTGACCGACCGGCGCAGGCAGCTGACGGAGGCGGCGATCCGCGCGATGACCCGCGACGGGGTGTCCAGGACCACGACCCGGTCCATCGCCGCCGAGGCGGGCGTCTCCCTGAGCGTCTTCCACTACTGCTTCGACTCCAAGCAGGCGCTGCTGGAGTCGGTCATCGAGACGATCACCGCGCACTACGTCACCCTCGTGAAGGCCGCGATCGTGCCGAGGCCGACGCTCCGCGAGACCATCCGGGCCGGCTTCCAGGCGTACTGGGACCACGTGGTGGCCAGTCCGGGCGCGCACATGCTCACCTACGAGCTCACCCAGTACGCGCTGCGCCAGCCGGAGTTCGGGCACCTGGCGCGCAAACAGTACGAGTCCTACTGCGATACGTACGCCGAGCTGCTCGAAGAGCTGCGCCGGATCACGCCGTTCGAGCTGAGCGTGCCGGTGGCCGTGCTGGCCCGCTACCTGGCGGCCATGACGGACGGGGTGACCCTGAACTTCCTGGTCCTCGGCGATGAGAAGGCCGCCGCCGAGATCCTGGACATGGTCACCGATCACGTGACCGGTCTCGCCGTCCAGACGAACTGA
- a CDS encoding DUF2000 domain-containing protein — MDGQDAPVRFDTKIAVLLRDDLETWQRLNVTAFLVSGLGTACPEVVGEPYEDADGTPYLPMFRQPVLVFEGGKETVTAAHERAVRRGLATAVFTADLFGTGHDRANRAAVAAVGRERLDLVGIAVHGARNSVDKVLKGARMHG, encoded by the coding sequence ATGGACGGGCAGGACGCACCCGTGCGGTTCGACACCAAGATCGCGGTGCTGCTGCGCGACGACCTGGAGACCTGGCAGCGGCTGAACGTCACCGCGTTCCTCGTCAGCGGGCTCGGTACGGCCTGTCCCGAGGTGGTCGGCGAGCCGTACGAGGACGCCGACGGAACCCCCTACCTGCCGATGTTCCGCCAGCCCGTACTGGTCTTCGAGGGCGGGAAGGAGACGGTGACGGCGGCGCACGAGCGGGCGGTGCGGCGCGGGCTGGCGACGGCGGTGTTCACGGCGGACCTGTTCGGCACGGGCCACGACCGGGCCAACCGCGCGGCCGTGGCGGCGGTGGGCAGGGAGCGGCTCGACCTGGTGGGGATCGCCGTTCACGGGGCGCGCAACTCCGTGGACAAGGTGCTCAAGGGGGCCCGGATGCACGGCTGA
- a CDS encoding helix-turn-helix domain-containing protein: MHRDCRESPRTVLYVLCVQPQQEVSAWRPRVAGVVEVFHARFTAHAYPMHVHDAWTLLIVDDGAVRYDLDRHRRGTPGDTVSLLPPQVPHNGSAATPHGFRKRVVYLDTTVLDARFTGAAVDGPDLADPVLRRRVGQLHRVLAAPGDEFEAESRLALIGERLRTLLRPRLELPRARAASPGTGAGLARSLRELLDERAAAGLSLEEAAGLLQAHPAHLVRAFSAAFGIAPHQYLVARRVSLARRLLLDGRPAAEVAAEAGFYDQSHFTRHFKRVVGTTPGRYTRSSASR, encoded by the coding sequence ATGCACCGAGACTGCCGGGAGTCCCCGCGCACGGTCTTGTACGTTCTTTGCGTGCAGCCCCAGCAGGAGGTTTCGGCCTGGCGTCCGCGGGTCGCGGGTGTCGTCGAGGTCTTCCACGCCCGCTTCACCGCGCACGCTTACCCCATGCACGTCCACGACGCCTGGACCCTGCTGATCGTCGACGACGGCGCCGTCCGCTACGACCTGGACCGCCACCGGCGCGGCACCCCGGGCGACACCGTGAGCCTGCTCCCGCCGCAGGTCCCGCACAACGGCTCGGCGGCGACCCCGCACGGGTTCCGCAAGCGCGTGGTCTACCTCGACACCACCGTGCTGGACGCGCGCTTCACCGGCGCCGCCGTGGACGGTCCCGACCTCGCCGATCCCGTCCTGCGCCGGCGCGTCGGGCAGCTCCACCGGGTCCTGGCAGCCCCCGGCGACGAGTTCGAGGCGGAGAGCCGGCTGGCCCTGATCGGCGAACGGCTGCGCACCCTGCTCCGGCCCCGCCTCGAACTCCCCCGCGCCCGGGCCGCATCGCCCGGCACCGGCGCCGGCCTCGCGCGGAGCCTGCGCGAGCTCCTCGACGAGCGGGCGGCCGCCGGCCTGTCACTCGAGGAGGCGGCCGGTCTGCTCCAGGCCCATCCCGCCCACCTGGTGCGCGCGTTCAGCGCCGCCTTCGGGATCGCCCCGCACCAGTACCTCGTCGCGCGCCGGGTCTCCCTGGCCCGCCGGCTGCTCCTCGACGGCCGCCCGGCGGCCGAGGTGGCGGCCGAGGCGGGGTTCTACGACCAGTCCCACTTCACCCGGCACTTCAAGCGTGTCGTGGGCACCACCCCGGGGCGCTACACCCGGTCCTCCGCATCCCGCTGA
- a CDS encoding M28 family peptidase: MAALTAMVLTTGLAGTLATTATASQNADPLPPTAAERAVAAADAAVRSGLDSLVNSPQQQYDRRLVTPWVKDLYSVAYERSYRGLPVVGGDAVVLADGQGRVRALQSASATVIDVSTTATVTARAAEALSRGRQVKTDKVESSRLVVKIKDDKPVLAWETVLIGRTAKAPSKLHVFVDARTGKFVDSFDDVVAGSGNSKWNGPNPLTIDTTASGGTYSLRDPNRTGLSCADYSSGTVFSKSTDSWGTGNPTSKETGCVDLMFAAQKQWDMLGQWLGRNGVNGSGRSFPAKVGLNDVNAYWDGSTVTIGHNNANEWIAGVDVVAHEYGHAIDSNTPGGTSGQESGLGEATGDIFGALTEAFINEPSPYDTPDYTVGEMINLVGNGPIRNMYNPPAVNNDPACYSSAIPGTEVHAAAGPLNHWFYLLAEGTSPGGGKPNSSTCNQSTLTGVGIQNAGKIFYGGMLLKTSSMSYKKYRTATLSSAKSLDTTCGLFTKTKAAWDAISVPAQTADPTCTPSGQNSDFTLALNPSSGTVQQGASATTTVATAISTGTAQQVTLTASGLPAGVTASFSPATVQSGQSSTLTLTASSNAAPGSSTVVVKGQGTSLSHTVDYALTVGGTTPNPGAPNIDVAAVQAHLTQFNTIASQNGGNRRAGSAGYTASVAYIKGKLQAAGYTVTEQNCSSCTYPSNNLIADWPGGPADQTIMFGAHLDSVSAGPGINDNGSGSATLLENALVLAQKNPTMTKHVRFAWWTDEEQGLNGSKFYVNQLTSTQKSAIKAYYNFDMVGSTNGGYFINNVNSTAAAPLKAYWTSLNLAPEENTEGQGRSDDYSFQQGGIPTSGYAAGASARKTSAQATKWGGTANAAYDPCYHASCDTTNNISATVLDRSADGVAYTVWNQAVGGTTPGPDFSISASPATGSAAQGGTATSTINTATTSGAAQTVALSVTGAPAGTTASLSPTSVQSGSSSTLSVQVGASTAPGTYTLTVTGAGSVSHTTTYTLTVTGTGPSCTPRQLVANGGFESGTTPWTTTTNVITNQAGQTPHGGTYKAWLNGYGSARTDSASQSVTIPTGCSSYQLGFYLHIDTAETENTVYDTFTVSVGGQTLTTLSNVNAASGYQLKTFNVSQFAGQTVTLKFQGLEDASLQTSFVVDDVTLQVS; the protein is encoded by the coding sequence ATGGCCGCCCTCACGGCCATGGTGCTGACCACGGGCCTCGCCGGCACGCTGGCCACCACCGCCACCGCCTCGCAGAACGCGGATCCCCTCCCGCCCACCGCTGCCGAACGGGCGGTCGCCGCGGCCGACGCGGCCGTGCGCAGCGGGCTCGACAGCCTGGTCAACTCCCCGCAGCAGCAGTACGACCGGCGCCTGGTCACCCCCTGGGTCAAGGACCTCTACTCCGTCGCGTACGAGCGCAGCTACCGCGGCCTGCCGGTCGTCGGCGGCGACGCGGTCGTCCTCGCCGACGGGCAGGGCCGGGTGCGCGCCCTCCAGTCGGCCTCCGCCACCGTGATCGACGTGTCCACCACGGCGACGGTCACGGCCCGGGCCGCCGAGGCGCTCTCGCGCGGCCGGCAGGTCAAGACCGACAAGGTGGAGAGCAGCCGGCTCGTCGTCAAGATCAAGGACGACAAGCCGGTGCTGGCCTGGGAGACCGTCCTGATCGGCCGTACCGCCAAGGCGCCCAGCAAGCTCCACGTGTTCGTGGACGCCCGCACCGGAAAGTTCGTCGACAGCTTCGACGACGTGGTCGCGGGCAGCGGCAACAGCAAGTGGAACGGCCCGAACCCGCTGACCATCGACACCACGGCCTCGGGTGGCACGTACTCCCTGCGCGACCCGAACCGGACGGGCCTGAGCTGCGCCGACTACAGCAGCGGCACGGTCTTCTCGAAGTCCACCGACTCCTGGGGCACCGGCAACCCGACCTCCAAGGAGACCGGTTGCGTGGACCTGATGTTCGCGGCGCAGAAGCAGTGGGACATGCTGGGCCAGTGGCTCGGCCGCAACGGCGTCAACGGCAGCGGCCGCAGCTTCCCGGCCAAGGTCGGCCTGAACGACGTGAACGCGTACTGGGACGGCAGCACGGTCACCATCGGCCACAACAACGCCAACGAGTGGATCGCCGGCGTGGACGTGGTGGCCCACGAGTACGGGCACGCCATCGACTCCAACACCCCCGGCGGCACCAGCGGCCAGGAGTCCGGGCTCGGCGAGGCCACCGGTGACATCTTCGGCGCGCTGACCGAGGCGTTCATCAACGAGCCCTCCCCGTACGACACTCCGGACTACACCGTCGGCGAGATGATCAACCTCGTGGGCAACGGTCCGATCCGCAACATGTACAACCCGCCGGCCGTCAACAACGACCCGGCCTGCTACAGCTCCGCGATACCGGGCACCGAGGTGCACGCGGCCGCCGGCCCGCTGAACCACTGGTTCTACCTGCTCGCCGAGGGCACCAGCCCGGGCGGCGGCAAGCCGAACAGCAGCACCTGCAACCAGTCCACGCTGACCGGGGTGGGCATCCAGAACGCCGGCAAGATCTTCTACGGCGGCATGCTGCTGAAGACCTCCAGCATGTCCTACAAGAAGTACCGCACGGCGACGCTCAGTTCCGCCAAGTCGCTGGACACCACCTGCGGGCTGTTCACCAAGACCAAGGCCGCCTGGGACGCCATCAGCGTGCCGGCGCAGACCGCGGACCCGACCTGCACCCCGAGCGGCCAGAACAGCGACTTCACGCTGGCGCTGAACCCCTCCTCGGGCACCGTCCAGCAGGGCGCCTCGGCCACCACCACGGTCGCCACCGCCATCTCCACGGGCACGGCCCAGCAGGTGACCCTCACCGCATCCGGCCTGCCCGCCGGGGTCACGGCCTCCTTCAGCCCGGCCACCGTGCAGTCCGGACAGTCCTCGACGCTGACGCTGACCGCCTCCTCCAACGCGGCCCCCGGCTCCTCGACCGTCGTGGTCAAGGGCCAGGGCACCAGCCTCTCGCACACCGTCGACTACGCGCTCACCGTCGGCGGCACCACGCCCAACCCCGGCGCGCCGAACATCGACGTGGCCGCGGTGCAGGCGCACCTGACCCAGTTCAACACGATCGCCTCCCAGAACGGCGGCAACCGCCGTGCGGGCAGCGCCGGTTACACGGCTTCGGTGGCGTACATCAAGGGCAAGCTGCAGGCCGCCGGCTACACGGTGACCGAGCAGAACTGCAGCTCGTGCACCTACCCGTCGAACAACCTGATCGCCGACTGGCCCGGCGGCCCCGCCGACCAGACGATCATGTTCGGCGCGCACCTCGACAGCGTCTCGGCGGGTCCGGGCATCAACGACAACGGCTCGGGCTCCGCGACCCTGCTGGAGAACGCGCTCGTCCTCGCCCAGAAGAACCCGACGATGACCAAGCACGTGCGCTTCGCCTGGTGGACCGACGAGGAGCAGGGCCTCAACGGCTCGAAGTTCTACGTCAACCAGCTCACCAGCACCCAGAAGTCCGCCATCAAGGCCTACTACAACTTCGACATGGTCGGCTCGACCAACGGCGGCTACTTCATCAACAACGTCAACTCCACCGCGGCCGCCCCGCTCAAGGCCTACTGGACCTCCCTGAACCTCGCTCCCGAGGAGAACACCGAGGGCCAGGGCCGCAGTGACGACTACTCCTTCCAGCAGGGCGGCATCCCCACCTCCGGCTACGCGGCCGGCGCCAGCGCCCGCAAGACCTCGGCGCAGGCCACGAAGTGGGGCGGCACCGCGAACGCGGCGTACGACCCCTGCTACCACGCCTCCTGCGACACCACGAACAACATCAGCGCCACGGTCCTGGACCGCAGCGCCGACGGCGTGGCCTACACCGTCTGGAACCAGGCCGTCGGCGGCACCACCCCCGGCCCGGACTTCTCCATCAGCGCCTCCCCGGCCACCGGCAGCGCCGCCCAGGGCGGCACCGCCACCTCCACCATCAACACCGCGACCACCAGCGGCGCCGCCCAGACCGTCGCCCTGTCGGTGACCGGAGCCCCGGCCGGCACCACCGCCTCGCTGAGCCCCACCTCGGTCCAGTCGGGCAGCTCCTCCACGCTCTCCGTCCAGGTCGGCGCGAGCACCGCGCCCGGCACCTACACCCTGACCGTCACCGGCGCGGGCTCGGTCAGCCACACCACCACCTACACCCTGACCGTCACCGGGACCGGCCCCTCCTGCACCCCGCGCCAGCTCGTCGCCAACGGCGGGTTCGAAAGCGGCACCACCCCGTGGACGACCACCACGAACGTCATCACCAACCAGGCCGGCCAGACCCCGCACGGCGGCACGTACAAGGCCTGGCTCAACGGCTACGGCTCGGCCCGCACGGACAGCGCCTCGCAGTCCGTGACCATCCCGACCGGCTGCTCCTCGTACCAGCTCGGCTTCTACTTGCACATCGACACCGCCGAGACCGAGAACACGGTCTACGACACCTTCACGGTCTCGGTGGGCGGCCAGACGCTGACGACCCTGTCCAACGTGAACGCGGCCTCCGGCTACCAGCTCAAGACGTTCAACGTCTCCCAGTTCGCCGGCCAGACGGTCACGCTGAAGTTCCAGGGCCTGGAGGACGCCTCCCTGCAGACCTCCTTCGTCGTGGACGACGTCACCCTCCAGGTGAGCTGA
- a CDS encoding LysR family transcriptional regulator encodes MQLELRHLQAVCQIAETGSLGGAARILGVSQPALSAQLRRIERVTGGELFVRGRLGVEPTPLGQFVLAKARRVLSEMDALGSEARARTADAPLRLGCILLVLIDGLIARQDLVLSGREITVDIEDSVTALVRMLGAGRYDVIVYGEVNDHEVPLPAGVTARTLVSKEPFCIRMSARHPLARLEALDLADLADEQWMTLVEDDDGGPEALVEACAKAGFVPAPRYRITDRMMQYDLISAGRAISLSQPTAPAVAGTVMRPLIGSPVTGRIRLAWNRSTVSARQAELFYRSAVYAYLANVDNNAFHRTWWDEHPEAHPALD; translated from the coding sequence ATGCAGCTGGAGTTGAGACATCTGCAAGCCGTCTGCCAGATAGCGGAGACCGGAAGCCTGGGGGGCGCGGCGCGGATCCTCGGGGTCTCCCAGCCGGCGCTCTCCGCCCAGCTGCGCCGGATCGAGCGGGTCACCGGCGGCGAACTCTTCGTCCGGGGCCGGCTCGGGGTCGAACCCACCCCGCTCGGCCAGTTCGTCCTGGCGAAGGCCCGCCGGGTGCTCAGCGAGATGGACGCCCTCGGCTCCGAGGCGCGGGCCCGGACGGCAGACGCCCCACTGCGCCTGGGCTGCATCCTGCTGGTGCTGATCGACGGACTGATCGCCCGGCAGGACCTGGTCCTGTCCGGCCGGGAGATCACCGTGGACATCGAGGACTCGGTGACCGCCCTGGTACGGATGCTCGGCGCGGGCCGCTACGACGTCATCGTGTACGGCGAGGTGAACGACCACGAGGTGCCGCTGCCCGCGGGAGTGACCGCCCGCACCCTGGTGTCCAAGGAGCCCTTCTGCATCCGCATGTCAGCCCGCCACCCGCTGGCCCGGCTGGAGGCCCTCGACCTCGCCGACCTCGCGGACGAGCAGTGGATGACCCTGGTGGAGGACGACGACGGCGGACCCGAGGCGCTGGTCGAGGCCTGCGCCAAGGCGGGCTTCGTCCCCGCGCCGCGCTACCGGATCACCGACCGCATGATGCAGTACGACCTGATCTCCGCGGGCCGCGCCATCTCCCTTAGCCAGCCCACCGCACCCGCCGTCGCGGGCACGGTCATGCGCCCGCTGATCGGGTCCCCGGTGACCGGGCGCATCCGGCTCGCCTGGAACCGCTCGACGGTCTCGGCCCGCCAGGCGGAGCTCTTCTACCGGTCGGCGGTCTACGCGTACCTGGCCAATGTGGACAACAACGCCTTCCACCGCACCTGGTGGGACGAGCATCCGGAAGCCCATCCGGCCCTGGACTGA